The following are encoded in a window of Flavobacteriales bacterium genomic DNA:
- a CDS encoding transposase translates to MDCTDAQWEAVKDLLSPIQERTETRGRKPLDAREVFNGVLWICRTGARWQDLPPRYPPYQSCHRYFQRWCQQGVWDKVLWALAQDLKRRGKIDITECFIDGTFSSAKKGGSISARLSEVKAPRSWSSQTLLVFLSPYGPSEPAPTK, encoded by the coding sequence ATGGACTGCACGGACGCCCAGTGGGAAGCGGTCAAGGACCTGCTCTCACCTATTCAAGAGAGGACCGAGACGCGTGGCAGGAAGCCACTGGATGCTCGGGAGGTGTTCAATGGGGTATTATGGATCTGCCGGACAGGAGCCAGATGGCAGGATCTTCCACCGCGCTACCCTCCTTACCAGTCGTGCCATCGGTACTTCCAGCGCTGGTGTCAGCAGGGCGTATGGGACAAGGTGCTGTGGGCCTTGGCGCAGGACCTCAAACGAAGAGGGAAGATCGACATCACAGAATGCTTCATCGATGGCACCTTCTCCAGTGCCAAAAAAGGGGGCTCCATATCGGCCCGACTAAGCGAGGTAAAGGCACCAAGATCATGGTCGTCACAGACGCTGCTGGTCTTCCTATCGCCGTACGGACCTTCGGAGCCAGCACCCACGAAGTGA
- a CDS encoding IS5 family transposase, giving the protein MVVTDAAGLPIAVRTFGASTHEVKLVTQTLAARFMEELPQVLIGDKAYDSDQLDRKLKRRKVRMIAPNRAGRSKSQDGRELRRYKRRWKVERCFAWLNNFRRTVVRYEYHSINFLGFVQLACAMILMRKLF; this is encoded by the coding sequence ATGGTCGTCACAGACGCTGCTGGTCTTCCTATCGCCGTACGGACCTTCGGAGCCAGCACCCACGAAGTGAAGCTCGTGACCCAAACGCTGGCCGCGCGTTTCATGGAAGAATTGCCCCAAGTGCTCATCGGCGACAAGGCCTACGATAGCGATCAGCTCGATCGCAAGCTCAAGCGCAGGAAGGTCCGCATGATCGCACCGAACCGCGCAGGGCGTTCAAAATCCCAAGATGGAAGGGAGCTTCGCAGATACAAGCGGAGATGGAAGGTGGAGCGATGCTTCGCCTGGCTCAACAACTTCAGGCGTACTGTGGTCCGCTACGAGTATCACAGCATCAACTTCCTGGGCTTCGTCCAGCTCGCTTGTGCCATGATCCTCATGCGCAAACTATTTTGA
- a CDS encoding T9SS type A sorting domain-containing protein — translation MITLDLSTAPLGGTLNNYMDTLHADYAFIITPAPFVKSLQLPPAAQAVPEAGWDYTLYPNPARDALFLRFPDDAPKDIAVLDMAGRRVTSQANITGTNHFLPLGQLAKGAYWVRVTDGVHIKVKKLIIH, via the coding sequence ATGATCACGCTCGACCTTTCCACCGCGCCTTTGGGCGGCACGCTCAACAACTACATGGACACACTCCACGCCGACTATGCCTTCATCATCACCCCCGCTCCCTTCGTGAAGAGCCTGCAGTTACCGCCTGCCGCACAAGCTGTGCCCGAAGCCGGTTGGGATTACACGCTGTATCCGAACCCCGCCCGCGACGCACTCTTCCTTCGCTTCCCGGATGACGCACCCAAGGATATTGCGGTCCTGGATATGGCAGGCAGGCGGGTGACCTCACAGGCCAACATCACGGGAACCAACCACTTCCTGCCCCTCGGCCAGTTGGCCAAGGGTGCCTATTGGGTGCGTGTGACCGATGGAGTACACATAAAGGTGAAGAAATTGATCATCCACTGA